One Cystobacter ferrugineus genomic window, CGCGCGGAACTCTTCTTCCACATGCTGGCGCGGTGTGACCCGTCCTTCGTCCAATGGTACAGAGCAGGTCGGGGTTTCCCCCGCGAGTTGCCAGGCCATCCGGTCCGCACAGAGGTGGAGGCGCTGGAGAAGTGGCTCCTCCAGGGCAGGAATCGCACGGATGTCGGTAAGCATGTCATCGAGGATCTGGGCTTCAGCCAGATGATGTGGAATGCGAAGAAGGAGGCCACGGAAATCAGCATCCACTGTGGTGGATACTCTCCCTGGGGCGGCCCCAATTCATGTCTGTTGAAGCCGACCCGGGAAAGCCCGATACGGGAGCGGCTCCTGCGCGTCTCGGTTCTGGCCGAAGTGCTCACCTCCATGGCCATCGCGTGGGACCCGGACTTCGCCATGGCCAGCTCATCGGAGATGGTGGAGCTGCTGGAGAAGCAGGGATTCGAGGTGCGGGTGGGTTGGCTGACGTACCTGTCGCGCCGCCGGGGCCGGTTGCCACCGCTGCCCGCGCCCGTACGCATCGAGCCGGTGGGGGCTTTGGGATGGCTCCTCGTCCTCTCCCCCGAGCCCATGACGGCGAGCAACCCCGAGCACGTGGCGTTCACCTCCCGCGTGCGTGAGTTGCTCGACCGGGCGGGCCTCATCGCGTGGCCGAGGCCCGAACCCGCAGGCGAGTAAGCGAGAGCAAGTATCGAAGCGTTCAGCGCTCGCGGGGCGGGGTGTCTCCATAGCCTGTCAGCTCCACGTAGCCCCGTCCCTCCACGGGTTGTCCTTCATGGTGGCCCGACAGGCGCACCGCGCCTTCCCAGTAGCGCACGGTCACGGGCAATTCCTGATCGGCGAGCGCGGGCGTCAGTTCCAGAGAGAGGTCTCGCGAGGGCAACTCGAGTCGCCAGCGCGCGGGGTACTCCACCCCCGTCCGGGGGCTCTTCCACGTGCCGAGCACCTCCAGCCGCGCGTCCTTCGCGGTCAGGTGCACGGGCTCGCCTCGGGCGGGAACGAGCGTGCCCGCGGTGAAGGGATCCACCGTGCCGTCGCGCCGGCGCAGTTGGTAGTACATGAGCTCGCTGCCGTCCGAGAGCTGGAGCGAGAACCAATCCCAACCCACCTGCTCCTTGCCGAGCGCGCTCGTGCTCCACTCGCGGTCCATCCAGCTCTCACCCGTCACCGCGTAGGCGTGGCCGTCCACCGTCACCTCTCCGCGCGTGGGCATGCGCGGCAGTGAGTAGTAATAGGAGGCATTGCCCGGCTCGGACCCCTTCTGGCTCAGGCCCCGGTCTCCCTGGAGCACCACGGGCTTGCCCTCCTCCAGCACGAGCGACAGCGACACGTCCCCACTCCGCGCGGTGAGCCGCAGCGGCAGGGCCGTTCCGCCCACCGCCTCCGCGCTCCAGTCCTCCAGCCACACCCGCAAGGGCTCGGTTCGTGCTCCCGCGAGCCCCAGGGCACTCCGGCTGAAGCGCTCGAAGGCGTGGAAGCGACCCCCCTGGAGGTCCGAGACCGTGAGGTGTCCCATGTAGATCTGCCGCGCCCCCCATGCGGACGCGCGCTCGGACTCACCGGGTGCCAGGGAACTGCGGAACAGGGTGAACTGGTAGCCGAACTCGCGCCCGTCCGCCGTGGCGAGGTGGCCCGTCCAGTACCACCACTCGTTGCGGAAGCCCGGGTGGGGGCCATGGTCCTCGGGGAAGTGGAACTCCCGGGGCTCGAGCGCCCGCTTGTACCCCTCGTCTCCTCCCGTCCTGGCTCCGAGCGCCTCGGAGACCTTCAGGGTGGTCGTCCGCGCCGGAGGCGGCGCCGCCTCGCGAGACACCCACCCCGCGCCCGCCGCGAGCCCCACGAGCACCACCGTCACGCCGATGACCAGTCCACTCGCGCGAGTCATCTCACTCCTCCCTCAGGGCCCGCGCGGGATTGGCGCGCGACATCTTCCAGGAGGGGTACAGGCCCGCGAGCGCCGCCGCGAGCAGCGCCAGCCCCAGCGCCTGGAAGAGCACCGGCGGCGCCACCACGAGCTGCAACGTCCACCCGAAGGAGCGCTGGTTGATGACGTGGACGAGCACGTACGCGAGCGCCACGCCGAGCGGCAGCGAGAACAACCCCGCGAGTGCTCCGAGCAGCCCCGTCTGCAGCGACACGAGCGCCCAGAGCTGCCGCGGGGTGAGCCCGGTGGCGCGCAGCACGGCGAACTCCCGGGCGCGCTCGAGCTGCAGCGCCATGAGCGCGCTGAGCACGCCCACGAAGGCCACGCCGATGGCCAGCAGCCGCAGCACATGGGTAATGGTGAAGGTGCGGTCGAACACCTCCAGGGACGTCTCGCGCAGGGTGCGGTTGGAGCGGATGTCCAGCATCTGCTCGGTGCCGACGCGCTCGCGCACCCGGGCGACGAGCGCATCCACGTCCTGTTCCGGCGCGGCATAGAGGGCCACGCCGCTCACCGTCTCGTCGCGGAAGTGGTGCAGCCAGGTGCTCCGCGGCATCATCACCGTGCCCGCGTCCGAGCCATAGTCGAAGTACACGCCCACCACGCGGAAGGACGCGGGGCCCCCGTCCGTCGCCAGCTCCACGCGCGAGCCCAGGCCCACGCCCCGGTGAGAGGCGAAGGGCTCGGAGACGAGGACGGTGTCGGCCGCCTCCAGCTCCTTCCACACGCGCGCCGCATCGCCCTCCTTGAATCGGTAGGGGCGCGTGGGCGTTTCGCCGAAGTCCACCGCGCGCACGTCCGTGGGCACTCCATCCACGCGCACCTGCGCCGTGCGCATCGTGCTGCTGCTGGCCACACCCGGCGTGGTGCGCACGCGCTCGGCGAGCCCAGGCTGGAAGGCCGCTCCCCCCCGCCGGGCGACGAGCGAGGGCGGGGAGACATAGATGTCCGCCACCAGCGACGAGCCGAGCCAGTCCGCCACGGTGCCGCGGAAGCTCGTCACCATCAGTCCCACGCCCACCGTGGTGGCCACCGCCACCATCAGCGCCGCGAGCGCCACCGCGGTACGGCTGAGGCTCGCCGTCACCCCCCGCGCCGCCATGCGCCCGAGCAATCCGAAGGCGCCCCCCAGCGGTCCCGCCGCCCCTTGGGCGAGCAGGGCCGTGAGCCAGGGCACCAGCAGGGACGCGCCGAGCAGCACGGAGAAGAGGCCCGCGTAGGCGGGGAGCAGCTCCCGCGTGGGCAGGGCGAGCAGCCCCACGCCCGCGGCGAGCACGGCCACTCCCGTCAGCGCGAGCCGCGGCGCCCGGCCATGCGCGACGTCCTCCAGGGTGGAGCGGCGCAGGGTGAGCGCGGGCGCCGAGCGGGCCGCCTCCCACGCGGGGCGCAGCGCGGCGGCGAGCGTGGCGCCCAGGCCGAGCACCAGCCCCTTGCCCAGCGTGAAGGGCTCCAGCGCGAGGCCCCGCACGCTCACCGAGAGGTACAGGTCATTGATCGTCCGGGTGACGAGCTCCACCAGGCCCCGCCCGAGCAGGATGCCCAGCAGCACGCCGGCCACGGTGCCCACCGCGCCCAGCACGCCCGCCTCGCCGAGCACCAGCGCGAAGAGCTCATTCCGGGTGACGCCCAGCGCGCGCAGTCGGCCGAGCTGCTCGCGCCGCTGCACCACCGAGAAGGTCATCGTGTTGTAGATGAGGAAGGTGCCCACCACGAGCGCCAGCAGCGACAGCGCGGTGAGGTTGGTGCGGAACGCCCGTGTCATCTGCGCCACCGCGTTGCCCCGGGCGCGCGGCCGCACCACCTCCACGCCCTCGGGCAGCAGCGGACGCAGGCGCTCCAGCGAGGCCTCCGCCTGCGCGCCCTCGGGCAGCCGGAGATCGATGCGCGAGAGGCGTCCCTCCTGGTCGAACAGCTCCTGCGCGGTGGCGATGTCGGTGACCACGAGCCCCTCCATCGCCCGGGCGCTGCCCTCGTCGCCGGGCGTCAGCACCGCCAGCACGCGCAGCCGCTTCTCCACGCCCTCCACCGCCACCCGCAGGGCATCTCCCGCCTTCACCTCCAGGGCGCGCGCGGTGCGCTCGGTGAGCAGCGCGGCGCCGGGCTCGGTGAGGAAGGTGCCCATGTCCACCTGGCCTCCGCCCTGGGGCACATAGGAGCGGAAGGGGCCCTCGGCGAACGGGTCCACCCCGAGCACGGTGAGGGGCCGCTGGTCGCCACTGCGCGCGCGCACGGAGCCCTCCACCATGGGGGCGGACACGGGTGCGCCGGGCAGCAGGCGCAGGTCGCGGTACACCGTCTCCGGCACCCCCGAGGGCCCGCCCACGAGCTGGTGCGTGGCGCGGCCCGTCACCGTGTCCGTGGAGCGCTCGAAGGCGCGCAGGGCGCTCGCATTGGCCAGGTCGATGGACACCACCACCGCCACCCCGAGCGCGATTCCCAGCAGCGACAGCGCGGTGAGCCACGGGTGGCCGCCCAGATGGCGCAGGCTCGCGCGGAAGAGCAGGCGCTGTTTCACGGGCGCGCCTCCTCTCGCAGCCGTCCCGCCTCCAGCCGCAGCACGCGGTGGGCGCGCGCGACCATTCCCGGATCATGCGTGACGATGAGGGCGCAGACGCGCTCGCGGCGCGTGAACTCCTCGAGCAGATCCAACACCCGCTTTCCCGTCGCCTCGTCGAGGTTGCCCGTGGGCTCGTCCGCGAGCAACAGGGGCGGGGCGTGGGCGAGCGCCCGGGCCACCGCCACGCGTTGCTGTTCGCCGCCGGAGAGCCGGTCCGGGAAGCTCGCGGCCCGGTTGCCCAGGCCCACCGTGTCGAGCAATTCCCGCACCCGCTCGCGCGACGCCGGGCCCGCGCGTCCGGTGAGCTCCAGCGGCAGGAGGATGTTCTCCTCCACCGTGAGCGTGGGCAGCAGGTTGAAGGCCTGGAAGATGAAGCCGATGCGCTCGCGGCGCAGCAGGGTGCGCCCGTGCTCGCTCAGGGCACCCAGTTCCTGCCCCGCCACCCGCACCGTGCCCCGCGAGGGCTGGTCGATGCCGCTGATGAGGTTGAGCAGCGTGGACTTGCCCGAGCCGCTGCGCCCGAGCAGCACGACGAACTCGCCCGCGTGCAGGGTGAGGCTCGTGCCGGCGAGCACCTCGCGCACGGCATCGCCCTCGGCGTAGGACTTGGAGACGTCGTTCAGCTCGACCACGGGCGGGGAGGGGGACATGCAGGGGAGTGCCTAATGGAAGCGCGCCCCGCGTGCACGCTCCGAGTGCGGAGTGGTGCCTGTCAGCCCGCTCGGGGCCCTGAGTCACCCGTTGCCCGCCACCACCCCGCGCAGCTTCTCCAGGTCGAGGATCTCGATCTCCCCGTAGCGCAGCCCCACGATGCCCTGGGCCTCGAGCTGCTTGAGGAGCTGGTTCGTCGTCTGCCGGGAGATGGAGAGCATCATCGCGAGTTCCTCCTGCCGCACCTCGATGACCCGGCTGCTGTGGCCGTGCAGGTCCCCGTAGTTCTGGGCGATGAGCAGCAGGCGCCGCGCGAGCCGGATGGGCGCGGCCTCCAGCGCGGTCTCGTCGATGGACAGCAGGGTGAGCCGCATGTGCTGGGCCATGAGCCGGCCGAATTCGCGCCAATAGCCGGGCTGCTCCGCGAGCAGGGCCTCCAGGGGAGCGTGCGGCACGTGGACGACGAGGGACGGCGCATCGGCGATGGCGTCGTGGGTCAGTGGCAGGCCGTCGAAGAGAGCGATTTCCCCACACCAGGACGGAGGCTCGAGGAACTTGAGCAGGGCTTCCCGGCCGGACGATCCGAGCGTGCGCAACCGGATGGCGCCATCGACCACACCGTAGATGCCGGCGGGGAGGTTGCCCCGGGAGAACAGGTGCTGGCCCGTCTTCAGGGAGCGGAGGACGCCGAGCCGCAGCACCCTCTCCTGGAAGTCGGCCGGGGTGGCGCGAAACCAGCTCCCGGAGCGGAAGAGTTCCAGGTAGTCGAGTGCCGTGCGGTCAGGCTTCATGGTGGGCCACTCCTCTCGGTGCCCCGCGTGGAGGCACTTTTTCGCGAGTGTGTCGCGGTCGCGACAGAGTTTGGGAGGTGGGGTGCCCATCATTCTCCTCGGATTCGACGCGAGAGGAGAAGCGAGATGGCGACGATGTTGGCGGGTCGGCTCGACCTCGTGACGGGGAAGTTCGGGATGGAACAGGTGGCCATTCCCGAGCCAGGGCCGGGTGAAGTGCGCATCAAGGTGTTGGCGGCCGGTATCTGTCTGTCGGACGTGCACCTGATCGATGGTTCCCTGCGGTTGAAGCCGCGCCCGGGGTTCACGGCCGTCACCCTGGGCCATGAGGTCGCGGGTGTCATCGAGAAGCTCGGCGAGGGCACGGAGACCTGGTGGAAGGTGGGCCAGCGCGTCCTGCTCCAGGCGGGGCAGACGTGTGGAGCGTGCGCCCTGTGTATGACGCGGACGGGGTGTCTGCGCCCGCTCACGCGAGGCGTGGACTACGACGGGGGCTGGGCCGAGTACGCGCTCGCCCGTCAGGACACGCTCATCGCCGTTCCGGACATGCTGCCCATCGAGCAGGCGGCCATTCTGCCGGACGCGGTCTCCACGCCATACGCGGCCATCGTGGAGACGGCGGCGCTGCGGCCCGCGGAGTCCGTGGGCCTCTGGGGCATTGGAGGACTGGGGGCGCACGGCGTGCAACTGGTGCGCGCGTTCGGCGCGGCGCCCATCATCGCCTTCGATCCCCTGCCGGAGGCGCGGGAGCGGGCGTTGGCGCTGGGCGCGGACCTGGCGTTGGATCCCCAGCAACCGGACGTGCGCGAGCAAGTGCTGAGCTGGACGGACGGGCGGGGACTGGACGTGGCGCTGGACCTGGCGGGCGTGGCTCCCGTGCGTGAGCAGGCGCAGTCGGTGCTGGCGCCGCGAGGCCGGCTCGTGTTGGTGGGCCTGACGCCCGCGCCCCTGACGATCTCCCAGAGCATCGGCTTCTGCGTGGCGATGCAGCAGGTGAGGGGGCATTACGGCTCGCGGTTCGAGCACCTGCCGCAGCTCGTGAAGCTCACGCGGCTGGGCCGGCTCGACTTCTCCCGCTCGGTCAGCGCCGTGCTGCCCCTGGCGGACGCGCCACTGGGCGTCGAGCGCCTGATGAAGAAGCAGGGCAATCCCATCCGCCTCGTCCTCCAACCGTGAGCCGGAGTCCTTCGATGATGAACAAGTCATCCCATTCGAGCAGCATTCCCCAGCCGCATGTGCGTCCCCTCGTCGGCAATGTGCCGGACGTCGGGTTCGAGACACCCCTGCAGAACATGATGAAGCTCGCGCGCGAGCTCGGGCCCATCTTCCGGCTGTCGTTCCCCGGAGGCCGCACCGCCCTGGTGCTCAGCTCTCATGAGCTGGTGGCCGATGTCTGTGACGAGAGCCGCTTCGACAAGCAGGTGAGCGGGGCGCTCAAGCAGATCCGCGACTTCGCGGGTGACGGCCTCTTCACGGCGATGACGGAGGAGCCCAACTGGGGCAAGGCCCACCGCCTGTTGATGCCCGCGTTCGGTCCCGCGGCCATGCGCAACTACCACGACGACATGCTCGACGTGGCCGACCAGATGTTCACGCGTTGGGAGCGCTTCGGGCCGGAGGCCGTGCTCGACGTGCCGGACAACATGACGCGGCTCACGCTCGACACCATCGCGCTGTGTGGCTTCGGCTACCGCTTCAACTCCTTCTATCAGACGGAGATGCACCCCTTCGTCGAGTCCATGGTGCGCGCCCTGGCCGAGGCGGGCAATCGCGCCCGGCGTGTCCCGCTCCAGACGCAGCTCATGCTGCGCACCCAGCGCCAGTTCCAGGCGGACATCGGCTACATGCACGAGGTGACGCGCGAGCTCATCGCGAAGCGCCGCACGCTCACGCCCGAGGAGGCCCCGCGCGACCTGCTCAGCCTCATGCTCGACGCGAAGGACCCCCTCACGGGCGAGGGGCTCGACGAGGAGAACATCCGCAACCAGATGGTGACCTTCCTCATCGCGGGTCACGAGACGACGAGCGGCCTGTTGTCCTTCGCCACCTACTTCCTGCTGCGCCACCCCGAGGTGCTCGAGAAGGCCCATGCCGAGGTGGACCGGGTGCTGGGCGACGAGGTGCCGCGCTTCGAGCAGGTCGGCCAGTTGCACTACATCGATCAGATCCTGCGCGAGTCGCTGCGCCTGTGGCCCACCGCGCCGGCCTTCTCCGTGCACCCCAAGGCGGAGGAGACGCTGATCGCGGGCACCTACCCCATCCGCCGCGAGGACACCGCGGTGGTGCTCACCACGATGCTGCACCGCGATCCCACGGTGTGGAAGGACCCGGAGCGCTTCGATCCGGATCGCTTTGCCCCCGAGGTGCGCGACCGCATTCCGCCGCACGCGTGGAAGCCATTTGGCAACGGGCAGCGCTCGTGCATCGGCCGGGCGTTCGCGCTCCAGGAGGCCACGCTGGTGCTGGCCATGATGCTCCAGCGCTTCCACCTCGTGGAGCCCGCGCCGTACGAGCTCCACGTCCGCGAGACGCTCACGCTCAAGCCCGAGGGGCTCAAGCTGCGCGTCCGGGTGCGCAAGCCCGTCTCCCGTCCGCTCGCCTCGCGTCCCACGCCCGGTGCCGCCGCGCCCGCTCCGAAGCAGGAGGGAGTGGCCTCTCATGGCACGCCCCTGCTGCTGCTCTACGGCTCCAACTCGGGGGCCTCCGAGGCGTTCGCCCGGCGCATCGCCAGTGATGGGCTCGCGCGGGGCTACTCGGCGAAGGTGGCGCCGCTGGACGACTACACCGGGAAGCTGCCCAAGGAGGGCGCCGTCGTCCTCGTGACGGCCTCCTACAACGGCCAGCCGCCGGACAACGCGCGGGCGTTCCACACGTGGATTTCGAACATTCCCGAGGGCTCGCTGCTGGGCGTGCGCTACGCGGTGTTCGGCTGCGGCAACCGGGACTGGGCCGCGACGTACCAGGCCATTCCCAAGCACTTCGACGAGCGGCTGAGCGCCGCGGGAGCCGAGGCGCTCGTCGCGCGGGGCGAGGCGGATGCGCGGGGTGACTTCTTCGGGGACTTCGAGCACTGGTACGCGCCCTTCTGGGAGACGGTGGGGGCGGCGCTCGGTGTGTCCTCGCGCGCGGTGTCGTCCGAGCCGCTCTACACGGTGGAGGTGGTGCCCTCCTCGAGCGCGGAGCTGGTGAAGCAGAACAAGCTCGAGCTGGCCACGCTGGTGGACAACCGCGAGCTCGTCGACATGACGTCGCCGCTCGGCCGCTCCAAGCGGCACCTCGCCTTCAAGCTGCCCGAGGGCGTGACGTACGCGGCGGGTGACTACCTCGCGGTGCTACCGGAGAACCACCCGGACCTCGTGGAGCGCGCCGCGCGCCGCTTCGGACTGCGCACGGACGCCGCCGTCGTCCTGCACTCGACCCGGGGCGCCATGGCGTCGTCGCTGCCCACGGACACGCCGGTGTCGGTGCAGGAATTGCTCGGCCGGCACGTGGAGCTGTCGGCGCCCGCCACGCGCAAGGACCTGGAGCGGCTGGCGGAGAAGAACCCCTGCCCGCCGCACGCCATGCACCTGGCGGCCCTCGCCCAGGACGCCGAGCGCTACAAGAAGGAGATCCTCGACAAGCGCGTGAGCGTGCTGGACCTGCTGGAGCAGTACACCTCGTGCATCCTCACCTTCGGAGACTTCCTCGAGCTGCTGCCGGCCATGCGCGTGCGGCAGTACTCGGTGTCGTCCTCGCCGAGGGCGGACCCCACGGTGTGCACGTTGACGGTGGCGGTGGTGGACGCGGAGGCGTGGAGCGGCCAGGGCCGCTTCCATGGAACGTGCTCGAGCTATCTGGCGCGGCTGCGTCCGGGCGAGCAGGTGGCGGTGGCGGTACGCACGCCGAACGCGCCCTTCCACCCGCCCGCGTCGAACGCGACGCCCATCATCATGGTGGGCGCGGGCACGGGACTGGCGCCCTTCCGGGGCTTCATCCAGGAGCGCGCTCTGCGCCACACGCGAGGGGAGGCGGCCGGGCCGGCGTTGTTCTTCTTCGGGTGTGACCACCCGGAGGTGGACTTCCTCTACCGCGAGGAACTGGCGGCCTGGGAGCGCGAGGGCGTGGTGAAGGTGCTGCCCGCCTTCTTCCGCCAGCCCGAGGGCGACGTGATGTTCGTGCAGCACCGGCTGTGGAAGGAGCGCGAGCAGGTGAAGGCGCTGCTGGCCCAGGGGGCCCAATTCTTCATCTGCGGGGATGGGCGGCGCATGGCGCCCGCGGTGCGCGAGACGTTGGCGAAGATCCACCAGGAGAGGGTGGGCTGCTCCGAGGCGGAGGCCACGGCGTGGCTGGAGGGAATGGAGAAGCAGGGCCGCCTGGTGGCGGACGTCTTCGCCTGAGGAGTGGAGAGGGGTTCACGAGGTTCTTGGAGGGAGAACTGCCCCAGCCAGGGTGGTTGTCCCTCCATGGTTTTCACTCCAGGTGTGGTGGGGCGATAGGAGGGACTTTAGAGTGGCTCGAATGACCGGGGCCGGGTCACGGCACCGGGTGGAGCTGATATGGAACGTGTTCTCGACTCCGATTCGCCACCCGCCGCGTGCGCGGTGGCCGCCCCACTGCCCGACAACGAGCAGGAGCGGCTGGCGGCCCTGCGCAGCTATGCGGTGCTCGATACGGAGCCCGAGCTGTCCTTCGACGACGTCACCCACCTGGCCTCGCGGCTCTGTGGCACCCCCATGGCATTGGTGGTCCTGGTGGATGAGGCGCGCCAGTGGTTCAAGTCCCGCCAGGGCATGGACATCGAGGAGTGCTCGCGGGAGGAGGGCTTCTGTGCCCACACCATCCTTCAGCGTGAGCCCCTCGTCATCCAGGACGCCACCGCCGACGCCCGCTTCCGCGGCAACCCGTTCGTCGCGGCGCCCTCGGGCATCCGCTTCTATGCGGGCGCTCCCCTCATCAACCCGCAGGGGCATGCGCTGGGGAGCATCTGTGTCCTCGACTACACGCCCCGTCAGCTCACCCCGGAGCAGACCCGCTCGCTCGAGGCCCTGGCCCGGCAGGTGGTCAGTCTGCTGGAGCTGCGGCGCATGAATTGCGAGCAGCGGCGGCTCATCGCCGAGCTGCGCACCAGCCAGGAGCGCATCGACATCCTCCAGCGCGCCACCCATGACGCCATCTGGGACTGGGATTTGAAGACCAACCAGCTCACGTGGAACCCGCGCCTCGCCGAGCTGCTCGGCGATGAGTTGGAGCACGCGAGGAGTGACATCTCCTGGTGGTTCGCTCGCTTCCACCCGGGGGACCGGGCACGTGTGAAGGACAGCCTCGACCGTGCCATCGCCCAGGGCGCCTCGATGTGGACGGATGAGTACCGCTTCCGCCTCGCCAATGGCACGTGGGCGCGAATGTTCAGCCGGTGCGCCATCCAGCGCGATGCCGAGGGCCATCCGCTGCGCCTGATTGGCGTGAGCCTGGACATCAGCGAGCGCGAGGCGCTGCGTGCCCGCGTGGCGTTGGCGGAACGGATGAGCTCGGTGGGCACGCTCGCGGCCGGGGTGGCGCATGAAATCAACAACCCGCTGGCGTATGTCATGGCCAACCTGAACTACGCGCTGACGGAGGTGCGGGAGGGCCGGGCCGGAGCGCCTGACGCGGACGAGTTGACCCAGGTGCTCCAGGAGGCGCACGAGGGAGCCGAGCGCATCCGGCGCATCGTGCGCGACCTGAAGACCTTCAGCCGGCCGGCCGATGAGCGCATGGAGTGGCTGGATCTCCACCACACCATCGACTCGGCGGTGACCCTGGCATGGAACGAGCTCCGCCACCGGGCGCGCCTGGTGAAGCAGTACCAGGAGGTGCCCCGGGTGTATGCCAACGAGGGGCGTCTGGGGCAGGTGGTCCTCCACCTGCTGATGAACGCGGCGCACGCCATCCCCGAGGGCGCGGCGGACCAGAATGAGATCCGCATCACCACGCGCGTGGACGCCGAGGGGCGGGTGCTCATCGAGGTGAGCGACACGGGCCGTGGCATTCCCGAGGCCATCCGCTCGCGCATCTTCGAGCCGTTCTTCACCACCCAGCCGGTGGGCGAGGGCATGGGACTGGGGCTGTCCATCAACCACACGCTCGTCACCCACATGGGAGGGGAGCTTCAGTTCGAGAGCGAAGTGGACAAGGGCACGGTGTTCCGGGTGGTGCTCCCGCCTCCCGAGCGGCTCGCGCCCGAGAGCGCCCCCCCGCGGGAGCCCGTGCCCCCACCCGCCGAGGTCGCGGCCACGCGGCGCGGCCGCCTCCTGGTGGTGGACGATGAGGCCCGGGTTCTCTCCTCGCTGGAGCGCACGCTGGGCCGGACGCATGAGGTCATCACCTTCGAGCGGGCCCAGGCGGCGCTGGCGTGGTTGGAGCAGGGCCAGCCGTGGGACCTGATCCTCTGTGACGTGATGATGCCCGAGATGACGGGGATGGAGTTCCACGCGGCGCTCGCCCAGCGCATGCCCGAGCGCGTCCGGGACATCATCTTCATCACGGGCGGGGCGTTCACGGCGACGGCCCGCGAGTTCCTCGCGCGCGTGGACAACGCCCGGCTGGACAAGCCTTTCGACCTCCAGGCGCTGCGGGCCTTGGTGGAGGCGCGGCTGAAGGAGGTCAACCCCGTGCGTGAGTCTCCGCCCTCGCGGGACGGTGCCGCTCGCGGATGAGCGCCACGAGCGCGCGGAGGCTGGCCGAGGCGTGGCGATGCGCCGGGTAGTAGAGACACACGCCCGGTTCCGGGGGAGTCCAATCTCCGAGCACCTGGACGAGCTGGCCCGCCGCGAGCGCGTCGTCGACATTCCACGCGCTCACGTACGCGAGCCCGGCGCCACCGAGCGCCGCCGCGACCACGGCCTCATCGTCATCGAGCGTGAGCCGTCCCTTCACGTCCACGGCGAGCTCCTCACCGCTCCGTGAAAGCTCCCACCGGTAGATCGTGCCGTTGGACATCCGGTAGCGGATGCACTCGTGCTCGACGAGGTCCGCGGGCGTCTGCGGTACGCCGCGAGCGCGCAGATACTTCTTCGAGCCGACGACGATGAAGCGCGTGTCGCCGCTGCAAGGGACCGCCACCATGTCGCGCGGAATGCTCCCGGCCAGCCGGACACCGGCGTCGAATCCGTCCGCCACGATGTCGACGGGTTTGTCCTCGGCCACGAGCTCGACGCGTACGTCCGGATGGCGCCGCAGGTACTCGAGGACGATGGGCATGAGGATCCGCCTCGCCACGAGC contains:
- a CDS encoding Imm52 family immunity protein codes for the protein MTEDYYVGAYWGVRKETALECARRAELFFHMLARCDPSFVQWYRAGRGFPRELPGHPVRTEVEALEKWLLQGRNRTDVGKHVIEDLGFSQMMWNAKKEATEISIHCGGYSPWGGPNSCLLKPTRESPIRERLLRVSVLAEVLTSMAIAWDPDFAMASSSEMVELLEKQGFEVRVGWLTYLSRRRGRLPPLPAPVRIEPVGALGWLLVLSPEPMTASNPEHVAFTSRVRELLDRAGLIAWPRPEPAGE
- a CDS encoding lipocalin-like domain-containing protein encodes the protein MTRASGLVIGVTVVLVGLAAGAGWVSREAAPPPARTTTLKVSEALGARTGGDEGYKRALEPREFHFPEDHGPHPGFRNEWWYWTGHLATADGREFGYQFTLFRSSLAPGESERASAWGARQIYMGHLTVSDLQGGRFHAFERFSRSALGLAGARTEPLRVWLEDWSAEAVGGTALPLRLTARSGDVSLSLVLEEGKPVVLQGDRGLSQKGSEPGNASYYYSLPRMPTRGEVTVDGHAYAVTGESWMDREWSTSALGKEQVGWDWFSLQLSDGSELMYYQLRRRDGTVDPFTAGTLVPARGEPVHLTAKDARLEVLGTWKSPRTGVEYPARWRLELPSRDLSLELTPALADQELPVTVRYWEGAVRLSGHHEGQPVEGRGYVELTGYGDTPPRER
- a CDS encoding FtsX-like permease family protein, whose protein sequence is MKQRLLFRASLRHLGGHPWLTALSLLGIALGVAVVVSIDLANASALRAFERSTDTVTGRATHQLVGGPSGVPETVYRDLRLLPGAPVSAPMVEGSVRARSGDQRPLTVLGVDPFAEGPFRSYVPQGGGQVDMGTFLTEPGAALLTERTARALEVKAGDALRVAVEGVEKRLRVLAVLTPGDEGSARAMEGLVVTDIATAQELFDQEGRLSRIDLRLPEGAQAEASLERLRPLLPEGVEVVRPRARGNAVAQMTRAFRTNLTALSLLALVVGTFLIYNTMTFSVVQRREQLGRLRALGVTRNELFALVLGEAGVLGAVGTVAGVLLGILLGRGLVELVTRTINDLYLSVSVRGLALEPFTLGKGLVLGLGATLAAALRPAWEAARSAPALTLRRSTLEDVAHGRAPRLALTGVAVLAAGVGLLALPTRELLPAYAGLFSVLLGASLLVPWLTALLAQGAAGPLGGAFGLLGRMAARGVTASLSRTAVALAALMVAVATTVGVGLMVTSFRGTVADWLGSSLVADIYVSPPSLVARRGGAAFQPGLAERVRTTPGVASSSTMRTAQVRVDGVPTDVRAVDFGETPTRPYRFKEGDAARVWKELEAADTVLVSEPFASHRGVGLGSRVELATDGGPASFRVVGVYFDYGSDAGTVMMPRSTWLHHFRDETVSGVALYAAPEQDVDALVARVRERVGTEQMLDIRSNRTLRETSLEVFDRTFTITHVLRLLAIGVAFVGVLSALMALQLERAREFAVLRATGLTPRQLWALVSLQTGLLGALAGLFSLPLGVALAYVLVHVINQRSFGWTLQLVVAPPVLFQALGLALLAAALAGLYPSWKMSRANPARALREE
- a CDS encoding ABC transporter ATP-binding protein translates to MSPSPPVVELNDVSKSYAEGDAVREVLAGTSLTLHAGEFVVLLGRSGSGKSTLLNLISGIDQPSRGTVRVAGQELGALSEHGRTLLRRERIGFIFQAFNLLPTLTVEENILLPLELTGRAGPASRERVRELLDTVGLGNRAASFPDRLSGGEQQRVAVARALAHAPPLLLADEPTGNLDEATGKRVLDLLEEFTRRERVCALIVTHDPGMVARAHRVLRLEAGRLREEARP
- a CDS encoding Crp/Fnr family transcriptional regulator, whose protein sequence is MKPDRTALDYLELFRSGSWFRATPADFQERVLRLGVLRSLKTGQHLFSRGNLPAGIYGVVDGAIRLRTLGSSGREALLKFLEPPSWCGEIALFDGLPLTHDAIADAPSLVVHVPHAPLEALLAEQPGYWREFGRLMAQHMRLTLLSIDETALEAAPIRLARRLLLIAQNYGDLHGHSSRVIEVRQEELAMMLSISRQTTNQLLKQLEAQGIVGLRYGEIEILDLEKLRGVVAGNG
- a CDS encoding zinc-binding dehydrogenase, translating into MATMLAGRLDLVTGKFGMEQVAIPEPGPGEVRIKVLAAGICLSDVHLIDGSLRLKPRPGFTAVTLGHEVAGVIEKLGEGTETWWKVGQRVLLQAGQTCGACALCMTRTGCLRPLTRGVDYDGGWAEYALARQDTLIAVPDMLPIEQAAILPDAVSTPYAAIVETAALRPAESVGLWGIGGLGAHGVQLVRAFGAAPIIAFDPLPEARERALALGADLALDPQQPDVREQVLSWTDGRGLDVALDLAGVAPVREQAQSVLAPRGRLVLVGLTPAPLTISQSIGFCVAMQQVRGHYGSRFEHLPQLVKLTRLGRLDFSRSVSAVLPLADAPLGVERLMKKQGNPIRLVLQP